From a region of the Pseudomonadaceae bacterium SI-3 genome:
- the rpoE gene encoding RNA polymerase sigma factor RpoE, producing the protein MLTQEQDQQLVERVQRGDKRAFDLLVLKYQHKILGLIVRFVHDSHEAQDVAQEAFIKAYRALANFRGDSAFYTWLYRIAINTAKNHLVARGRRPPDSDVSSEDAEFYEGDHALKDIESPERALLRDEIEDTVHRTIQQLPEDLRTALTLREFDGLSYEDIANVMQCPVGTVRSRIFRAREAIDKALQPLLHES; encoded by the coding sequence ATGCTAACCCAGGAGCAGGACCAGCAACTGGTCGAGCGAGTGCAACGAGGAGATAAGCGGGCTTTCGATTTGCTGGTATTGAAATATCAGCACAAGATCCTAGGGTTGATCGTGCGCTTTGTACATGATTCTCACGAAGCTCAGGATGTTGCGCAAGAAGCCTTTATTAAAGCCTATCGTGCGCTTGCGAATTTTCGCGGAGACAGTGCTTTTTATACGTGGCTGTACCGTATTGCCATTAACACGGCAAAGAATCATTTGGTGGCTCGAGGAAGGAGGCCGCCTGACAGCGATGTCAGTTCCGAGGATGCTGAGTTCTATGAGGGAGATCATGCTCTCAAGGACATTGAGTCGCCGGAGCGAGCACTTCTCAGGGATGAAATTGAGGACACAGTTCACAGAACTATCCAGCAACTTCCTGAAGATTTACGCACGGCTCTAACACTGCGTGAATTTGATGGTCTTAGTTATGAAGACATTGCAAATGTTATGCAGTGTCCGGTGGGTACGGTCCGCTCACGGATATTCCGGGCGCGGGAAGCCATCGATAAAGCATTGCAACCCCTGTTGCATGAATCCTGA
- a CDS encoding RNA polymerase subunit sigma encodes MSREALHESLSAVMDNEADDLELRRVLAAEGDSEMRSTWSRYQIARAAMHKELIEPRLDIASAVSAALAEEPEITAVKPQRFAWRNVGRLAVAASVTVAVLAGVRLYNQSEVAGPQIAQQAAQPSIAVPQASQGPAVLAGYSEGAVAPGAQVTGAEGSPESWHEKRLPAYVRQHAQQAAFGSGSESALPYARAASMEDR; translated from the coding sequence ATGAGTCGTGAAGCCCTGCATGAATCGCTGTCCGCGGTGATGGATAACGAAGCGGACGATTTGGAATTACGTCGAGTGCTCGCTGCAGAGGGCGACAGTGAAATGCGATCGACTTGGTCGCGTTATCAGATCGCCCGTGCCGCAATGCACAAGGAGCTGATCGAGCCTCGTCTGGATATTGCGTCGGCAGTGTCGGCGGCGTTGGCTGAAGAGCCTGAAATCACTGCGGTTAAGCCACAGCGCTTCGCTTGGCGTAATGTAGGCCGTCTAGCCGTCGCGGCATCGGTTACGGTCGCTGTGTTGGCTGGCGTACGCCTGTACAATCAGAGCGAAGTTGCCGGGCCGCAGATTGCTCAGCAGGCTGCGCAGCCTAGCATCGCAGTGCCGCAAGCTAGCCAGGGGCCAGCCGTGCTGGCAGGCTATAGTGAGGGCGCGGTTGCTCCCGGTGCCCAAGTGACGGGGGCGGAAGGTTCGCCTGAAAGTTGGCATGAAAAGAGGTTGCCGGCTTATGTTCGTCAGCACGCTCAGCAGGCCGCTTTCGGTAGCGGTTCGGAAAGTGCGCTGCCCTACGCTCGCGCAGCCAGCATGGAAGATCGTTAA
- a CDS encoding RNA polymerase subunit sigma has protein sequence MRVIPLFVVLGGWLSMPAFAAEADLLMQRLAAAEKKQSYQGTFVYERNGSFSSHAVWQLVDGQQLRERLLQLDGPAAEVVIVNGKIQCATEDMASQVREATPWRQLEPEALSKWYSFQVIGESRVAGRPTVALAVRPRDQHRYGFELHLDRETSLPLKSLLLDESGQLLERFQFTHFAPGSAEPADVEAGTDCKPVSLAVEQKEATPTKWRSDWLPDGFQLIDSNVRPSPASKESVTWLSYSDGIARVSVFIEPLDGAVVEDARSQMGPTVAVSKRISTAGGDVMVTVIGEIPLGTAERIALSMRAGADQASQ, from the coding sequence ATGCGTGTGATACCGCTGTTTGTGGTGCTCGGAGGCTGGCTATCGATGCCGGCCTTTGCTGCTGAAGCCGATCTCCTGATGCAGCGACTTGCAGCTGCTGAGAAAAAGCAAAGCTATCAAGGCACTTTCGTCTATGAGCGCAACGGAAGCTTTTCCAGTCATGCTGTCTGGCAGTTGGTAGATGGTCAGCAGTTGCGTGAGCGACTGTTGCAGCTAGATGGTCCGGCTGCAGAGGTTGTGATCGTTAACGGAAAGATCCAGTGTGCTACCGAAGATATGGCGTCCCAAGTGCGGGAAGCCACGCCTTGGCGCCAGCTGGAGCCGGAGGCACTTTCCAAGTGGTACAGCTTTCAGGTGATCGGCGAATCCCGAGTCGCAGGGCGACCCACGGTTGCGCTAGCCGTGCGTCCTAGGGACCAGCACCGCTATGGCTTCGAGCTGCATCTCGATAGAGAAACGTCCCTACCGCTTAAATCATTGTTGCTTGATGAAAGCGGGCAACTGCTTGAGCGCTTTCAGTTCACGCATTTCGCGCCCGGTTCAGCGGAGCCAGCAGATGTGGAAGCGGGGACGGATTGCAAACCGGTCTCGCTTGCTGTCGAGCAAAAAGAAGCTACACCAACGAAATGGCGCTCTGACTGGTTGCCGGATGGTTTTCAGCTGATCGACTCAAATGTGCGTCCGAGTCCCGCCTCAAAAGAGTCGGTCACTTGGTTGTCTTATAGTGATGGTATCGCTCGGGTATCGGTATTTATCGAGCCCCTGGACGGTGCTGTAGTTGAAGACGCGCGCAGCCAAATGGGGCCTACGGTAGCTGTTTCGAAGCGTATTTCTACGGCTGGCGGCGATGTCATGGTTACTGTAATTGGGGAAATCCCTTTAGGCACGGCGGAGCGAATTGCATTGTCCATGCGCGCCGGGGCTGATCAGGCGTCGCAATGA
- a CDS encoding transcriptional regulator, whose product MIEETGRVVALAPGAVWVETERSSTCSGCSVRSGCGQGLVDRLGIRERRGLILALCDLRLSVGDTVVVGIRESVLLHGAVLVYLFPLIMLFIFAVVASQLSAPEPYVMLAGLGGFLVAWLLVRKRSQQTSIDPALQPVVLRAALAAKAE is encoded by the coding sequence ATGATCGAGGAGACAGGTCGCGTAGTTGCATTGGCGCCCGGCGCTGTCTGGGTTGAGACGGAGCGCAGTAGCACCTGTTCAGGTTGTTCCGTGAGGAGTGGCTGTGGGCAGGGCCTGGTTGATCGGCTTGGTATTCGCGAACGCCGTGGTTTGATACTGGCGTTGTGTGATCTTCGGCTTAGCGTAGGGGATACCGTTGTGGTCGGTATCCGTGAAAGCGTGTTGCTACACGGCGCCGTGCTTGTCTATCTTTTTCCGCTGATCATGCTTTTCATCTTTGCGGTCGTCGCTTCCCAGCTTTCGGCTCCCGAGCCGTACGTTATGCTTGCTGGGCTAGGCGGCTTTCTGGTCGCCTGGCTCCTGGTACGCAAGCGCAGCCAGCAGACCTCAATCGATCCGGCGTTGCAGCCGGTCGTGTTGCGTGCGGCTTTGGCTGCTAAGGCTGAGTAG
- a CDS encoding elongation factor 4 has protein sequence MSDLSHIRNFSIIAHIDHGKSTLADRFIQMCGGLTEREMNAQVLDSMDLERERGITIKAHSVTLYYKAKDGKTYQLNFIDTPGHVDFTYEVSRSLAACEGALLVVDAGQGVEAQSVANCYTAIEQGLEVMPVLNKMDLPQADPDKVKGEIEHIIGIDATDAVACSAKSGMGVDDVLERLVSVIPAPTGEIDAPLQALIIDSWFDNYLGVVSLVRVRHGRIKKGDKVLVKSTGKVHQVDSVGVFNPKHTSTADLKAGEVGFIIAGIKDIHGAPVGDTLTLSNTPDVEMLPGFKRVKPQVYAGLFPVSSDDFEDFREALQKLTLNDAALQYEPESSDALGFGFRIGFLGMLHMEIIQERLEREYDLDLITTAPTVVYELLLKNGETIYVDSPSKLPDLSSIEDMREPIVRANILVPQEHLGSVITLCVEKRGVQRDLQFLGTQVQVRYDLPMSEVVLDFFDRLKSVSRGYASLDYSFECFQSANLTRLDILINGDKVDALALIVHRDNAHYKGRVLVEKMKELIPRQMFDVAIQAALGGQVVARSTVKALRKNVLAKCYGGDVSRKRKLLEKQKAGKKRMKQVGNVEIPQEAFLAVLKVDS, from the coding sequence GTGAGCGACCTGAGTCATATCCGCAATTTTTCTATCATCGCGCACATCGATCATGGCAAGTCGACCCTGGCTGACCGTTTCATTCAAATGTGTGGCGGTTTGACCGAGCGTGAAATGAACGCCCAGGTGCTGGATTCGATGGACCTCGAGCGTGAACGAGGCATCACCATCAAGGCGCACAGCGTCACGCTTTACTACAAGGCGAAGGACGGCAAGACCTATCAGCTGAATTTCATCGACACCCCAGGCCACGTAGATTTCACCTACGAGGTCAGTCGCTCGCTCGCCGCCTGCGAAGGTGCGTTGCTGGTGGTCGATGCTGGGCAGGGCGTTGAAGCGCAATCGGTAGCCAACTGCTATACAGCCATCGAGCAGGGCTTGGAAGTAATGCCCGTGCTGAACAAGATGGATTTGCCGCAGGCCGACCCCGATAAGGTCAAGGGCGAAATCGAGCATATTATCGGTATCGATGCGACCGATGCTGTGGCGTGTAGCGCCAAGAGCGGCATGGGCGTAGACGATGTGCTTGAGCGTCTGGTGTCTGTCATCCCCGCTCCGACGGGAGAAATTGATGCGCCCCTGCAGGCGCTGATTATCGACTCCTGGTTCGACAACTATCTCGGTGTCGTCTCGCTGGTGCGAGTTCGCCATGGTCGGATCAAAAAGGGCGACAAGGTCCTGGTCAAGTCCACCGGCAAGGTACACCAGGTCGACAGCGTGGGTGTGTTCAACCCGAAACACACGAGCACCGCCGACCTTAAAGCTGGCGAAGTCGGCTTTATTATTGCTGGCATCAAGGATATTCACGGTGCTCCGGTTGGTGACACCCTGACACTCTCGAATACGCCTGACGTTGAAATGCTGCCTGGTTTCAAGCGGGTCAAGCCGCAGGTCTATGCGGGTCTGTTTCCGGTAAGCTCGGACGATTTCGAAGACTTCCGTGAGGCGTTGCAAAAGTTGACGCTCAACGATGCTGCGCTGCAGTACGAGCCGGAAAGCTCGGATGCGCTTGGATTCGGCTTCCGCATCGGCTTTCTCGGCATGCTGCATATGGAGATCATCCAGGAGCGCCTCGAACGCGAGTACGACCTGGATCTGATCACCACGGCGCCGACAGTGGTCTATGAACTATTGTTGAAAAACGGCGAGACTATCTATGTCGATAGTCCTTCCAAACTACCCGATCTTTCCTCGATCGAGGACATGCGTGAGCCCATTGTGCGGGCCAACATTCTCGTACCCCAGGAGCATTTGGGCAGCGTTATTACGCTTTGTGTGGAAAAGCGTGGCGTTCAGCGTGACCTTCAGTTTCTCGGAACGCAGGTCCAGGTGCGCTATGACCTGCCCATGAGCGAAGTGGTGCTCGACTTCTTCGACCGGCTCAAATCGGTCAGCCGGGGCTATGCCTCGCTGGATTACAGCTTCGAGTGCTTCCAGTCCGCCAATCTTACCCGCCTGGATATCCTGATCAACGGCGACAAAGTCGACGCGTTAGCGTTGATCGTGCACCGCGACAATGCGCATTACAAAGGGCGGGTCCTTGTCGAGAAGATGAAGGAGCTAATCCCAAGGCAAATGTTCGACGTCGCCATCCAGGCTGCGCTGGGGGGGCAGGTCGTCGCGCGAAGCACTGTGAAAGCGTTGCGCAAGAACGTTCTGGCGAAGTGCTACGGCGGTGACGTAAGCCGTAAACGCAAACTGCTTGAAAAGCAGAAGGCCGGTAAGAAGCGGATGAAGCAGGTCGGCAACGTTGAGATTCCGCAGGAAGCCTTCCTCGCCGTGCTCAAGGTAGATAGCTGA
- the lepB gene encoding signal peptidase I has product MSINFPLLLVIAVAVCGFLALLDLLIFAPRRRAAIATYEGQAGELDQSTLDALNKEPVLIEYGKSFFPVLAIVLVLRSFLIEPFQIPSGSMIPTLEVGDFILVNKFAYGIRLPVVDTKIIDVSDPKRGDVMVFRYPSDPNINYIKRVIGLPGDVIRYSSDKRLSINGELVPEILIGEEPGSLGSAKLYQEKLGEVEHLIRKEMARYRIEPNREWRVPQGHYFMMGDNRDNSNDSRYWHDAAIPAELAGMVPDRNIVGKAFAVWMSWPDPKFSNLPHFSRVGLIH; this is encoded by the coding sequence ATGTCGATCAATTTCCCGCTGTTGCTGGTCATCGCCGTTGCGGTATGTGGATTTTTGGCACTACTCGACCTACTGATCTTCGCGCCACGTCGCCGGGCTGCGATAGCCACCTATGAGGGCCAGGCTGGGGAGCTTGATCAATCGACGTTGGACGCGCTGAACAAAGAGCCGGTTCTTATTGAGTACGGCAAGTCTTTTTTCCCGGTTCTTGCGATCGTTCTGGTGCTGCGCTCGTTTCTTATCGAACCATTCCAGATTCCATCCGGTTCGATGATTCCGACGCTCGAGGTCGGCGACTTCATACTGGTAAACAAATTCGCCTATGGTATTCGGCTACCCGTGGTCGATACCAAGATCATTGATGTCAGTGATCCTAAGCGTGGGGATGTGATGGTATTTAGATATCCAAGCGATCCCAACATTAACTACATCAAGCGTGTTATAGGCCTGCCTGGCGATGTAATCCGGTATAGCAGCGACAAGCGTTTGAGCATCAATGGAGAGTTGGTTCCCGAAATACTGATTGGCGAGGAACCAGGCAGCTTGGGCAGCGCGAAGCTGTACCAAGAGAAGCTCGGTGAGGTAGAACACCTCATTCGCAAGGAAATGGCACGCTATCGGATCGAGCCCAACCGCGAGTGGCGCGTTCCGCAAGGCCATTATTTCATGATGGGCGACAACCGCGACAATTCCAACGACAGCCGCTACTGGCACGATGCGGCGATTCCAGCTGAACTGGCCGGCATGGTTCCAGACCGCAATATCGTCGGCAAAGCCTTTGCCGTATGGATGAGCTGGCCTGATCCGAAGTTCAGCAACCTACCGCATTTTTCGCGGGTAGGATTGATTCACTGA
- a CDS encoding DUF4845 domain-containing protein: MSFARSQKGLSMLSWIMVLALVAFFASTAFKMLPHYFDYMSMDKIISGVESDKAADIRTVRDFYSHVRKGMDVNGIRDLNLEEAMKVTIENNEFKVHLDYEKREPLIRNLDLVANFDKEYRLRMP; this comes from the coding sequence ATGAGTTTCGCTCGTTCGCAAAAAGGCCTGTCCATGCTGAGCTGGATCATGGTGCTGGCGTTGGTGGCGTTTTTTGCCAGCACCGCATTCAAGATGTTGCCGCATTATTTCGACTATATGTCCATGGACAAGATCATCTCTGGGGTTGAAAGTGACAAGGCGGCAGACATCCGCACCGTGAGAGATTTTTATAGCCATGTGCGCAAGGGCATGGACGTGAATGGTATTCGCGACCTGAACCTCGAAGAGGCAATGAAGGTCACGATTGAAAATAACGAGTTCAAGGTTCACTTGGACTATGAAAAACGCGAGCCCCTGATCCGCAATCTCGATCTGGTGGCGAACTTCGATAAAGAATATCGCCTAAGGATGCCGTGA
- a CDS encoding ribonuclease III: MSTSLARLERRLGYQFKDQELMLLALTHRSYAGRNNERLEFLGDAILNFIAGEALFNHFPQAKEGQLSRLRARLVKGETLAVLARGFELGEYLRLGSGELKSGGFRRESILADTLEALIGAIYLDAGMEAARDRVLAWLANELEGLTLVDTNKDPKTRLQEFLQSRACELPKYEVVAIQGEPHCRTFFVECQVSLLNEKTQGQGASRRIAEQVAAASALIALGVENGND; this comes from the coding sequence GTGAGCACTTCGTTAGCCCGTCTCGAGCGTAGGCTCGGATATCAATTCAAAGACCAGGAGCTGATGCTCCTGGCTCTGACGCATCGCAGCTATGCCGGACGCAATAACGAGCGTCTGGAGTTTCTTGGCGATGCCATCCTCAACTTTATCGCCGGCGAGGCGTTGTTCAACCACTTTCCGCAAGCCAAGGAAGGGCAGCTCTCTCGGCTGCGCGCGCGACTGGTTAAAGGCGAAACGCTTGCCGTGCTCGCACGCGGTTTCGAGCTCGGAGAATACCTGCGGCTTGGTTCCGGCGAGTTGAAAAGCGGTGGCTTTCGCCGTGAATCGATCCTTGCTGATACGCTCGAAGCTTTAATTGGCGCCATATACCTTGATGCAGGCATGGAGGCGGCGCGTGACCGCGTGCTGGCTTGGCTTGCCAACGAGCTGGAAGGGCTTACGCTCGTCGATACAAACAAGGATCCAAAGACTCGCCTGCAGGAATTTCTGCAATCGCGGGCATGCGAACTACCGAAATACGAAGTGGTTGCGATTCAGGGCGAACCGCATTGCCGGACGTTCTTCGTCGAGTGCCAGGTATCGTTGCTCAATGAGAAGACTCAAGGGCAGGGTGCTAGCAGGCGTATTGCCGAACAGGTTGCCGCTGCCTCGGCATTGATAGCACTCGGCGTGGAGAACGGTAATGACTGA
- a CDS encoding GTPase Era, protein MTDERVEGEDVSRCGYVAIVGRPNVGKSTLLNHVLGQKLAITSRKPQTTRHNMLGIKTEGTVQAVYVDTPGLHKNGETALNRYMNRTASSALKDVDVVVFVVDRTRWTDEDQLVLERVQYVEGPVIVAVNKTDRVEDKGELLPHFEWLAQQLPNAEIVPISAQHGQNLDVFEKLVASHLPEGEHFFPEDQITDRSSRFLAAELVREKIMRQLGAEVPYQITVEIEDFKQQGHVLHIHALILVERDGQKKIIIGDKGERIKRIGQEARKDMEVLFDSKVMLNLWVKVKSGWSDDERALHSLGYS, encoded by the coding sequence ATGACTGATGAACGAGTTGAAGGCGAAGACGTAAGCCGCTGCGGCTATGTAGCCATAGTGGGAAGGCCCAATGTGGGTAAGTCAACGCTCCTCAATCACGTCTTGGGGCAGAAGCTCGCGATCACTTCGCGCAAGCCGCAGACGACACGACACAATATGCTCGGGATCAAGACCGAGGGCACCGTTCAGGCGGTCTATGTCGACACCCCTGGCCTGCACAAGAATGGCGAGACGGCACTCAACCGTTATATGAACCGCACCGCCTCTTCAGCCTTGAAGGACGTCGACGTCGTCGTCTTTGTTGTTGATCGTACGCGCTGGACCGATGAGGATCAGCTGGTGCTCGAGCGTGTTCAGTATGTTGAAGGTCCAGTCATCGTGGCGGTCAACAAGACTGATCGCGTCGAAGACAAAGGTGAATTGCTGCCACATTTCGAATGGTTGGCTCAGCAGCTTCCTAACGCTGAAATCGTACCGATCTCCGCCCAGCACGGGCAGAATCTCGATGTGTTCGAGAAGCTAGTTGCCTCGCACCTGCCTGAGGGCGAGCATTTCTTTCCCGAGGACCAGATCACCGACCGCAGCAGCCGTTTCCTAGCGGCGGAGCTGGTGCGCGAGAAGATCATGCGCCAGCTCGGTGCTGAGGTGCCGTATCAGATCACTGTCGAAATTGAAGACTTCAAGCAGCAGGGGCATGTGCTGCATATCCATGCGCTGATCCTGGTCGAGCGCGATGGACAGAAGAAGATCATCATTGGCGACAAGGGCGAGCGCATCAAGCGCATCGGTCAGGAGGCGCGCAAGGACATGGAAGTCCTGTTTGACTCCAAGGTCATGCTTAACCTCTGGGTGAAGGTAAAGAGCGGTTGGTCCGACGACGAGCGCGCACTGCACTCGCTCGGCTACAGCTGA
- a CDS encoding DNA repair protein RecO: protein MTAQTAFVLHSRPYRESSALVDFFTPEGRLRAVLRGARGKAGTLARPFVPLEVEFRGRGDLKSVGRLESAGLAFWLDGNALFSGLYLNELLIRLLPAEDAHPAMFDHYAATLPALADKRPLEPILRSFEWRLLTELGYGFALDRDIADQPIHGDGLYRLLPETGLEPVGQFQPGLFNGSELLAMAEADWNVPGALAAAKRLMRQALAPHLGGRPLVSRELFMNIKEVPRD, encoded by the coding sequence ATGACCGCTCAAACCGCCTTTGTGCTGCACAGCCGGCCCTATCGTGAAAGTAGCGCGCTTGTGGATTTCTTCACCCCCGAGGGGCGGCTGCGGGCAGTGCTGCGTGGTGCGCGCGGCAAGGCGGGCACTTTGGCCCGGCCATTCGTACCGCTGGAGGTCGAGTTTCGCGGGCGCGGTGATCTGAAGAGCGTCGGGCGACTGGAGAGCGCGGGTTTGGCTTTCTGGCTCGACGGCAATGCGCTCTTCAGTGGCCTGTACCTGAACGAGTTGCTGATCCGGCTGCTACCGGCTGAGGATGCCCATCCCGCCATGTTCGACCATTACGCCGCGACATTACCCGCCCTGGCAGACAAGCGACCGCTGGAGCCGATCCTGCGTTCTTTCGAATGGCGATTGCTGACCGAACTTGGCTACGGCTTTGCGCTGGACCGGGATATCGCTGACCAGCCTATCCATGGCGACGGGCTTTATCGCTTGTTGCCCGAGACCGGGCTGGAGCCGGTCGGTCAGTTTCAGCCCGGGCTGTTCAATGGTTCGGAACTCCTGGCAATGGCTGAGGCCGATTGGAATGTGCCAGGGGCTTTGGCGGCCGCAAAAAGACTTATGCGTCAGGCGCTGGCGCCGCATCTGGGCGGCCGGCCACTGGTTAGCCGCGAGCTGTTCATGAACATCAAGGAGGTCCCGCGTGACTGA
- a CDS encoding pyridoxine 5'-phosphate synthase, producing MTEANRILLGVNVDHVATLRQARGTRYPDPVKAALDAEEAGADGITVHLREDRRHIQERDVLMMKDALQTRMNFEMGLTDAMLAFAEQLRPEHVCLVPETRQELTTEGGLDVAGQESRIRDAVMRLAACGAEVSLFIDADPRQIEAAARVGAPAIELHTGRYADAHGVAERACELARIRDGVESGLSHGLIVNAGHGLHYHNAEAIAAIRGVNELNIGHAIVAHALFVGFKQAVKEMKHLILTAAARG from the coding sequence GTGACTGAAGCCAATCGAATCCTGCTCGGCGTCAATGTCGATCATGTCGCCACTCTGCGCCAGGCGCGTGGCACCCGTTACCCTGACCCGGTCAAGGCCGCGTTGGATGCGGAGGAGGCGGGGGCCGACGGCATCACGGTGCACCTGCGTGAAGATCGTCGGCACATTCAGGAGCGTGACGTGCTGATGATGAAAGACGCGCTGCAGACTCGAATGAATTTCGAAATGGGCCTGACCGACGCAATGCTGGCCTTTGCCGAACAACTGCGCCCGGAACACGTTTGTCTGGTGCCGGAGACGCGCCAGGAGCTAACCACTGAAGGCGGTCTGGATGTGGCCGGCCAAGAGTCTCGCATCCGCGATGCGGTTATGCGCCTGGCCGCCTGCGGCGCTGAGGTGTCGTTGTTCATTGATGCTGACCCGCGGCAGATCGAAGCCGCGGCGCGGGTTGGTGCGCCGGCCATCGAGTTGCACACCGGGCGCTACGCCGATGCGCACGGGGTGGCCGAGCGGGCCTGCGAGCTGGCGCGGATTCGTGATGGCGTCGAGTCAGGTCTGAGCCATGGATTGATCGTCAACGCTGGCCATGGCCTCCATTACCATAATGCCGAGGCGATCGCGGCGATCCGCGGGGTCAATGAGCTGAACATTGGCCACGCGATTGTTGCTCACGCGCTGTTTGTTGGCTTCAAACAGGCCGTCAAGGAAATGAAGCATCTCATTCTCACCGCAGCGGCGCGCGGCTGA
- a CDS encoding DUF2905 domain-containing protein, protein MAKWLIVAGLLLLLLGVVFHYAPGLLSWFGKLPGDIRIESERSRTFIPITSMIILSVVLTVLLNIFFRR, encoded by the coding sequence ATGGCGAAGTGGTTGATCGTCGCAGGGTTGCTCCTGCTTCTGCTCGGCGTAGTGTTTCACTACGCGCCGGGACTGTTGAGCTGGTTCGGGAAATTGCCCGGCGATATTCGTATCGAGTCGGAGCGCAGCAGAACCTTCATCCCCATCACCTCAATGATCATCCTGAGCGTGGTGCTGACGGTTCTGCTGAATATCTTCTTCCGACGCTAA
- a CDS encoding LysR family transcriptional regulator — protein MPGIPEQLPQSAMPLLEIDVLRTFVSIAESGSFTRAAGQIFRTTSAVSMQIKRLETMLGCALFVREARRITLTTEGERLLGYARRLLKLNEEAVSAFVTPQLNGQVRFGTPADIGTHILPGLLSLFARTHPGIEVNVSVGRSVDIIQRIDAGELDVALISVGNLGQDDSRGEVIHSEQLVWAGRAGGVAVERDPLPLALSTPECAWRRQALDALDRAGRSYRVAYSSEQCAGQEAAMIADLAVAPYPLSLVKPPLKRMDEGENLPSLGVYRIKLLCAPGCSEPVQVLARHVVAAFAAYH, from the coding sequence ATGCCCGGAATCCCCGAACAGCTTCCCCAATCTGCGATGCCGCTATTGGAAATCGATGTGCTCCGCACCTTTGTCTCGATCGCCGAAAGCGGCAGTTTCACGCGTGCGGCAGGCCAGATCTTCCGGACCACGTCGGCCGTCAGCATGCAGATCAAGCGCCTCGAAACCATGCTCGGCTGTGCTCTCTTTGTCAGAGAGGCTCGGCGCATCACCCTGACCACTGAGGGTGAGCGGCTGCTGGGCTATGCCCGCCGGCTGCTGAAACTCAACGAAGAAGCAGTGAGCGCGTTTGTAACACCGCAGCTAAACGGCCAGGTACGTTTCGGTACGCCCGCCGATATCGGCACTCACATCTTGCCGGGCCTGCTGTCTCTGTTTGCACGGACTCATCCGGGAATCGAAGTGAACGTATCGGTTGGGCGGAGCGTCGACATAATCCAACGCATCGACGCCGGTGAGCTGGACGTAGCGCTCATCAGCGTCGGCAACCTTGGTCAGGATGATTCTCGCGGCGAGGTCATCCATAGCGAGCAACTGGTCTGGGCCGGACGCGCCGGGGGCGTCGCGGTCGAGCGCGATCCGTTGCCCTTGGCGTTGTCTACTCCAGAATGCGCGTGGCGCCGCCAAGCGCTAGATGCGCTCGACAGAGCGGGACGGTCGTATCGGGTTGCTTACTCCAGCGAGCAGTGCGCGGGTCAGGAAGCCGCGATGATCGCCGATCTAGCGGTAGCGCCCTATCCCTTGAGCCTGGTCAAGCCACCGCTCAAACGCATGGACGAAGGTGAAAATCTACCGTCGTTGGGTGTGTACCGGATCAAGCTCTTGTGCGCCCCCGGCTGCAGTGAGCCCGTACAGGTCCTGGCACGGCACGTCGTGGCAGCTTTTGCCGCTTATCACTGA